A single window of Papio anubis isolate 15944 chromosome 8, Panubis1.0, whole genome shotgun sequence DNA harbors:
- the RNF122 gene encoding RING finger protein 122, protein MHPFQWCNGCFCGLGLVSTNKSCSMPPISFQDLPLNIYMVIFGTGIFVFMLSLIFCCYFISKLRNQAQSERYGYKEVVLRGDAKKLQLYGQTCAVCLEDFKGKDELGVLPCQHAFHRKCLVKWLEVRCVCPMCNKPIAGPSEATQNIGILLDELV, encoded by the exons GGTGTTTCTGTGGCCTGGGACTGGTTAGCACCAACAAGTCCTGCTCCATGCCACCCATCAGTTTCCAAGACCTTCCGCTCAACATCTATATGGTTATCTTCGGCACGGGCATTTTTGTCTTCATGCTCAGCCTTATCTTCTGCTGCTATTTTATCAG CAAACTCCGGAACCAGGCACAGAGTGAGCGATACGGATATAAGGAG gTGGTGCTTAGAGGTGATGCCAAGAAGTTACAATTGTATGGG CAGACCTGCGCAGTCTGTCTGGAAGACTTCAAAGGGAAGGATGAGTTAGGCGTGCTCCCATGCCAACACGCCTTTCACCGGAA GTGTCTGGTGAAATGGCTGGAAGTTCGCTGTGTCTGCCCCATGTGTAACAAGCCCATTGCTGGGCCCTCAGAGGCCACGCAGAACATTGGGATTCTATTGGATGAACTGGTGTGA